Genomic window (Bradyrhizobium sp. 186):
CGTATTATCGCGCCGCGCATGCGGGGCGCATCGCTATGATGAAGGGCGAAGCACCGACGCTTCCGCCGATCACTGTGCCGACCTGCGTGCGCTGGGCCGAACATGATCCGCTGTTTCCCTATGCCTGGACCGACCGGCTGAGGGAGACCTTCAGCGAACTCGATCTCGCGATGTTTCCCGACGTCGGACACTTCCCGCATCGCGAGGATCCGGACCGCGCGGCAACTGAGATCGCGGCATTCTTTCAACGGATCAGCTGGAGCTGAGCTCCCAGAAAATCTAAACCAAAGAGGGGGTGGGACCGCCAGACGCGGTAAATACTGGCGGTCCCGTGCCGCTCATTACAATGCTGACCAGGAAGGGCGGCTTCGCCGGCCAGGTGAGGCGACAATTCGACCGTAGCGTGTGCGCACCGTCTCGCAATGCAATCCGCTCCTTAACCTAACCAGTCAAGGTTACTCCTTGTCGTTCTTGTTGTCGTTCTTGCCCTTCTTCTTGCTGGCTTCCTTGCCGTTCTCCGTAGAGTCCCGGTCTTTGCCATTGCCGCCATCCTTGCGGCGGTTGGTGAAACGCGCATTGCCGAGGCCGGTGCCGATGGTGAGCACGCCCCAACGCTCGACGTCCTGCATGAATGGCACCTCCGAAAGGCCCTGCACCACGCCGTCATTGTGCATCAGGATCGCGGTGTCGTGCTCGCCGATCTGCGGGATGCCCTCGATCAGGCTCGCCGGCAGGTTGAACTTGCTGCTCTCCCAATTGCCCGGCAGGTTCTGCGCGCCCTTCTCGATGGAGCCGTCCTCGTTGATTACGCCGGGACAGGCGATGCCGATGAACGGCGCCAGCTTGAAGCCTTCTTCCTCGGCCTGCGCAATCAGCCCCTTCAGCATTTTCGCGAGCCGTTTCACCGCGCCTTCACGGGTCGGCTCGTCATCGGCATGACGCCACAGCTCGGATTTCCAAACTGAAGCCTTCGACAGGTCCTTTGCCTTCTTCCAGTTGGTCGTCACAACGCCACAGCGGATGTTGGTGCCGCCGATATCGACGGCGAGGATGCTGTCATGGGCCTCGAAGATCCAGGATGGCGCCAGATGCAGTGCGCCAAGCAGACC
Coding sequences:
- a CDS encoding ROK family protein; this encodes MATGELVATTGIAQHGASRLPSVDVDSFNIEMKDEDGFLGDRASKSAFRDILERWRKPLRKTGEDPFGKEPSEEISKKTLDAILVGDDTEASAVVHSAIEEFAQELAQVTRRFLKTKAWAKTERIVVGGGFRDSRLGELAIARTEIILKSEDFKIDMLPIRHHPDEAGLLGALHLAPSWIFEAHDSILAVDIGGTNIRCGVVTTNWKKAKDLSKASVWKSELWRHADDEPTREGAVKRLAKMLKGLIAQAEEEGFKLAPFIGIACPGVINEDGSIEKGAQNLPGNWESSKFNLPASLIEGIPQIGEHDTAILMHNDGVVQGLSEVPFMQDVERWGVLTIGTGLGNARFTNRRKDGGNGKDRDSTENGKEASKKKGKNDNKNDKE